A stretch of the Carassius auratus strain Wakin unplaced genomic scaffold, ASM336829v1 scaf_tig00016851, whole genome shotgun sequence genome encodes the following:
- the LOC113075324 gene encoding protein Wnt-7b-like, with the protein VTACSLFPPGSREAAFTYAITAAGVAHAVTAACSQGNMSHCGCDREKQGYYNQEEGWKWGGCSADIKYGIEFSRKFVDAREIKKNARRLMNLHNNEAGRKVLEERMKLECKCHGVSGSCTTKTCWTTLPKFREIGYVLKDKYNKAVHVEVVRASRLRQPTFLKVKKADGYQKPLETDLVYIERSPNYCEEDAKTGSVGTQGRLCNRTSPHTDSCDLMCCGRGYNTHQYTKVWQCNCKFQWCCFVKCNTCSERTEVFTCK; encoded by the exons ATGTCACAGCCTGTTCCCTCTTCCCCCCAGGCAGCAGGGAGGCGGCATTCACCTACGCCATCACCGCCGCTGGGGTCGCCCACGCCGTGACGGCCGCATGCAGCCAGGGTAACATGAGCCACTGCGGCTGCGACAGGGAGAAACAGGGCTACTACAATCAGGAGGAGGGCTGGAAATGGGGTGGATGCTCCGCGGACATCAAATACGGCATTGAGTTCTCCAGGAAGTTCGTGGATGCAcgggagattaaaaaaaatgccaggCGGCTGATGAACCTTCATAACAACGAAGCTGGCCGGAAG GTTCTGGAGGAACGGATGAAGCTGGAGTGCAAGTGTCACGGCGTGTCGGGCTCCTGCACCACCAAAACCTGCTGGACCACACTACCCAAGTTCCGCGAAATCGGCTACGTCCTGAAGGACAAGTACAACAAAGCGGTGCATGTGGAGGTGGTCCGCGCCTCGCGCCTGCGGCAGCCCACCTTCCTCAAGGTGAAGAAGGCGGACGGTTACCAGAAGCCCTTAGAAACAGACTTGGTCTACATCGAGCGTTCGCCCAACTACTGCGAAGAGGACGCCAAAACGGGGAGCGTGGGGACGCAGGGGCGGCTGTGCAACCGGACATCGCCTCACACGGACAGTTGTGACCTCATGTGCTGTGGGCGGGGCTACAACACGCATCAGTACACCAAAGTGTGGCAATGCAACTGTAAATtccagtggtgctgttttgtgaAATGCAACACCTGTAGCGAGAGGACGGAGGTGTTCACCTGCAAATGA